From Woronichinia naegeliana WA131, the proteins below share one genomic window:
- a CDS encoding ISKra4 family transposase (programmed frameshift) gives MLSENEKRIQELCQELGECLYQQSQVKTFNNLGEIEETVRDLMIQYVNPEIGNFFVKTSTEETTGRIRTVKSILGELPITEKQAKKLELKPRTQMSPMLEKNCLLLSGDESYEKAAKKIQSLTGIAVSHSTQQRLVHRYHFEELPSNTEVEEISIDGGKVRLRTPKGEPLIWRDYKGVSFHQLGVAAFFQDNSALLDLVNSQILAKPLICLGDGHDGIWNLFREIGQKHERIEILDWYHLIENLYKVGGSFQRIEEVKSFLWTGEVDAAISCFEGWSEPQAENFIIYLNKHKHRIVNYGYLQAEGISIGSGSVESQVKQIGHRLKITGASWNSDNVPQVLRHRCSYLGLAEKS, from the exons GTGTTATCAGAAAATGAAAAAAGGATTCAAGAGTTATGTCAAGAGTTGGGAGAATGTCTCTATCAACAATCTCAAGTTAAAACATTTAATAATTTGGGCGAAATAGAGGAGACTGTCAGAGACTTAATGATTCAGTATGTCAACCCAGAAATAGGTA ATTTTTTTGTCAAAACAAGTACCGAGGAAACCACAGGTCGGATACGAACAGTAAAAAGTATTTTGGGGGAATTGCCCATTACAGAAAAACAAGCGAAGAAATTAGAACTAAAGCCTCGAACTCAGATGAGTCCAATGTTAGAGAAGAACTGTTTGCTACTGAGTGGCGATGAGTCTTATGAAAAAGCAGCTAAGAAAATCCAATCATTGACGGGAATTGCTGTTTCTCACAGTACGCAACAACGCCTTGTACATCGCTATCATTTTGAAGAATTACCCTCTAACACAGAAGTCGAAGAAATTAGCATAGATGGTGGGAAGGTACGACTCAGAACTCCCAAGGGAGAACCCTTAATTTGGCGTGATTATAAAGGAGTCAGTTTTCATCAATTGGGGGTAGCTGCCTTTTTTCAAGATAACTCGGCTTTATTAGATTTGGTTAATTCTCAAATTTTGGCTAAGCCTTTAATTTGTTTGGGAGATGGACATGATGGTATCTGGAACTTATTTCGTGAGATAGGACAGAAACATGAGCGAATTGAAATTTTGGACTGGTATCACTTAATTGAAAACCTCTATAAAGTTGGGGGGTCATTCCAGCGAATTGAGGAGGTCAAGTCTTTTCTTTGGACGGGTGAAGTGGATGCCGCTATCTCCTGTTTTGAGGGATGGTCAGAGCCTCAAGCTGAGAATTTTATCATTTATTTAAACAAGCATAAACATCGGATTGTCAATTATGGTTATTTGCAGGCAGAGGGCATTTCTATTGGCTCTGGCTCTGTCGAATCTCAAGTTAAACAAATTGGTCATCGTCTTAAAATTACTGGTGCGAGTTGGAATTCTGACAATGTACCACAAGTCCTTCGTCATCGCTGTTCCTATTTAGGGCTTGCTGAAAAAAGCTGA
- a CDS encoding GAF domain-containing protein: MKTGRIPYTYEVFSELIGREFIRECPPCIGGEGQLAIAANQERILPSLPKSLKDYNPKAFDLGIREIVIFPLIVDQYKGCLYLHFKQKNPFNKEAISWLRLFRNRIEEAIR; this comes from the coding sequence ATGAAAACAGGTCGAATTCCCTACACCTACGAGGTATTTTCTGAATTAATTGGGCGTGAATTTATCCGAGAATGTCCTCCTTGTATCGGGGGCGAGGGTCAATTAGCGATCGCAGCTAATCAGGAAAGGATATTGCCATCTTTACCGAAATCCTTGAAAGATTATAATCCAAAAGCGTTTGATTTAGGCATCAGAGAAATTGTTATTTTCCCTTTAATTGTTGACCAATATAAAGGATGTTTGTATCTTCATTTTAAACAGAAAAATCCTTTTAACAAAGAGGCAATTAGTTGGCTAAGGCTCTTTCGTAATCGGATTGAAGAGGCTATCCGTTAG
- a CDS encoding transposase: protein MQLCQRLEQILNNLRPAFSREATFQWFILLVWGVVLNSQPSAITSYVNAIGLTESYYNQALHWFDSKAFRVEGLTLQWSKWLSQHESLYRIKGKRVYVGDGIKVGKEGRKMPGVKRLHQESEDVSKPEWIRGHYFNALSILVGVGKACFALPLVLRLDDGIKSKATEKGEGKGKKKVKTSLVTKMADLCVTYAEAGSYVILDAYFACEPVLKSFRQNALHLITRVRCSTVAYAPFCSVPTLTGRGRPRIWGSSIKLEKLFALAADFPTAKVWLYGQQVTVSYQCFEFHWDSPHQLVKFVLTQLPNGRRLILLSTDLCLTGPEIIAAYGLRFKIEVTFRQLVHLLGSFAYRFWLKSLPTLPTWPSNLILSDYPQAVQTQILNKVEAFERFVNLNAIALGLLQILALELPQGIWANFPRWFRTLPSHGYPSERIAQLALQHQAQMIFPQSPPSLLLPKFLTAKLASSPSPDMLTFVA, encoded by the coding sequence CAATGGTTTATCCTGTTAGTCTGGGGAGTAGTGCTCAACAGCCAACCCAGCGCAATAACTAGCTATGTCAATGCCATTGGCTTAACAGAGAGCTACTACAATCAGGCTCTACATTGGTTTGATTCCAAGGCGTTTAGGGTCGAAGGACTAACTTTACAATGGTCAAAGTGGCTAAGTCAGCATGAAAGTCTATACAGAATTAAAGGGAAACGGGTGTATGTGGGTGATGGCATCAAAGTGGGGAAAGAAGGACGCAAGATGCCAGGTGTAAAACGACTACACCAAGAATCGGAAGATGTGTCCAAGCCAGAGTGGATAAGGGGTCATTACTTCAATGCCTTGAGTATTTTGGTGGGAGTAGGGAAAGCCTGCTTTGCCTTGCCCTTAGTGTTGCGGCTAGACGATGGCATCAAGTCCAAAGCAACCGAGAAGGGGGAGGGAAAAGGCAAAAAAAAGGTGAAGACGAGCCTGGTGACAAAAATGGCTGACCTTTGTGTTACTTACGCAGAGGCAGGGAGTTATGTAATTTTGGATGCTTATTTTGCTTGCGAACCAGTGCTCAAAAGTTTTCGCCAGAACGCCTTGCATCTAATCACAAGAGTGCGTTGCTCCACCGTCGCCTATGCCCCCTTTTGTTCCGTGCCGACGCTGACGGGGAGAGGACGACCACGGATTTGGGGGAGTTCGATAAAACTAGAAAAGCTGTTCGCTCTGGCGGCGGACTTTCCGACAGCTAAAGTCTGGCTCTATGGTCAACAAGTCACGGTTTCTTATCAGTGCTTTGAGTTCCACTGGGATAGTCCCCATCAGCTCGTCAAGTTTGTTCTGACCCAATTGCCTAACGGACGACGACTGATTCTGCTTTCTACTGATCTCTGTTTGACTGGACCTGAGATTATTGCCGCTTACGGTCTCCGATTTAAGATTGAAGTCACTTTTCGTCAATTAGTCCATCTTTTGGGCAGCTTTGCCTATCGTTTTTGGCTTAAGAGTCTTCCTACTTTACCTACCTGGCCCAGCAATCTTATCCTCAGTGACTATCCACAAGCTGTTCAGACTCAGATTTTAAACAAGGTAGAAGCCTTTGAGCGTTTTGTTAACCTTAATGCCATTGCTTTAGGGCTACTTCAAATTCTCGCCTTAGAGTTACCCCAGGGGATTTGGGCTAATTTTCCTCGATGGTTTCGGACATTACCATCCCATGGCTACCCTAGTGAACGGATTGCTCAACTAGCCCTTCAACATCAAGCCCAAATGATTTTTCCTCAAAGTCCACCCAGTCTGCTTTTGCCTAAATTCCTTACCGCTAAACTTGCCTCTTCCCCAAGCCCTGATATGCTTACTTTCGTCGCATAG
- a CDS encoding type II toxin-antitoxin system HicB family antitoxin yields the protein MKVKALIWQEDGVWCGSVPALPGCHTWGESYEQLLEMLQDAVQGWLEVASQETEIEAEKELIELSL from the coding sequence ATGAAAGTTAAAGCCTTGATTTGGCAAGAAGACGGGGTTTGGTGCGGTTCCGTACCCGCTTTGCCAGGTTGTCATACCTGGGGAGAAAGTTATGAACAATTATTAGAAATGTTGCAAGATGCAGTTCAAGGCTGGCTTGAAGTTGCGAGTCAAGAAACAGAAATCGAAGCAGAAAAAGAGCTAATCGAATTATCATTATGA
- a CDS encoding type II toxin-antitoxin system HicA family toxin, giving the protein MRVILSIPIHGNKDLPIGTLKSILKDADLTEDDLR; this is encoded by the coding sequence ATGAGAGTCATTTTATCTATTCCTATTCATGGCAATAAAGATTTACCAATTGGTACTCTTAAAAGTATTTTAAAAGATGCTGATCTAACCGAAGATGACTTGAGATAG